One region of Vigna angularis cultivar LongXiaoDou No.4 chromosome 10, ASM1680809v1, whole genome shotgun sequence genomic DNA includes:
- the LOC108322486 gene encoding protein IQ-DOMAIN 29 isoform X2 has translation MGKGRSPGKWFKNLLLGKKSSAKSTSSKKNDIFKPSSNKDVVLSSEVPVSDSPVNSLLISPPISGANDTKGVISEKEVVSRSSHDNNVLSTGDEEAKVKDVANFETQEDPEKHQLTEAAIKVQAACRSYLARRTFQTLKGAIQLQALIRGHLARRQAVSALYCVKGIVKFQALARGYNVRRSDIGHAVQKICKDAHCSNSILVVSSTREEKVSENVFVCKLLASSPYAVPLSLTSDPGEPNFGWKWLEYWTQSHFWAPLPVLKKKSDSLSDEKNGSSQTVQRGQVKRTTRKSAAMKGDNGSVLAANRSKQRPKKDSSHPLPSAQEHPQKETEKSSLEKKHAHNVSNGSEVVNEKRKNSSRKILDHTVTDVLEQVPNASSEKMEDLTVAKSEESDPGKGHAQPAKDENCNEPHNDPIAVSRTSVKKGENEKNQGVGEDQNGGDDNCISNNCQRRASLPANFNDQDGEVYGTPVTPRLPSYMAPTESAKAKLRGQNSPRFATDLVEKSSTTRRHSLSSSLNGRSGSFSPRAERLMAVSGRGVIKSDRSLSSSRDGTEKLIQPQWRR, from the exons ATGGGGAAAGGAAGAAGTCCTGGCAAATGGTTCAAGAACTTACTCTTGGGGAAGAAATCGTCGGCAAAGTCTACTTCATCGAAGAagaatgatattttt AAACCTTCAAGTAATAAGGATGTGGTGTTGTCTTCTGAGGTGCCTGTGTCTGATTCACCTGTCAATTCTCTGCTGATATCCCCGCCGATATCTGGAGCTAATGATACCAAAGGAGTGATTTCAGAAAAGGAGGTAGTAAGTAGATCTTCGCATGATAACAATGTTCTTTCAACTGGAGATGAAGAGGCCAAGGTGAAGGATGTTGCTAATTTTGAAACTCAAGAGGATCCTGAGAAACATCAGCTTACAGAAGCAGCTATAAAAGTTCAGGCCGCTTGTAGAAGCTATCTG GCTCGTCGAACATTTCAAACACTCAAAGGTGCCATACAACTACAAGCTCTCATTCGTGGTCACTTGGCTAGAAGACAAGCTGTTTCTGCTTTATACTGTGTGAAGGGAATAGTTAAATTTCAAGCATTGGCTCGTGGTTACAATGTTAGACGTTCTGATATTGGCCATGCTGTCCAGAAGATTTGTAAG GATGCTCATTGTTCAAATTCTATTTTGGTAGTTTCATCAACACGGGAAGAGAAGGTGTCAGAAAATGTCTTTGTTTGCAAG CTTCTGGCTTCATCCCCATATGCAGTTCCTCTATCACTCACCAGTGATCCAGGAGAACCTAACTTTGGTTGGAAGTGGCTTGAATATTGGACACAGTCACACTTTTGGGCACCTCTTCCTGTATTGAAAAAGAAATCTGACTCGCTGTCTGATGAGAAAAATGGCAGTTCCCAGACAGTTCAAAGGGGACAAGTTAAAAGAACTACTAGAAAATCTGCTGCCATGAAAGGTGACAATGGCTCTGTTTTAGCTGCTAACAGATCTAAACAGCGTCCAAAAAAGGATTCAAGCCATCCATTGCCTTCAGCTCAAGAACACCCAcaaaaagaaactgaaaaaagTAGTCTTGAGAAAAAACATGCACATAATGTTTCAAATGGATCTGAGGTtgttaatgaaaaaagaaaaaacagcaGTAGAAAGATTTTGGATCACACTGTCACTGATGTTTTAGAGCAGGTCCCAAATGCCTCTTCAGAGAAAATGGAAGATTTGACGGTGGCAAAGTCAGAAGAGTCTGATCCTGGGAAGGGTCATGCACAGCCAGCAAAAGATGAGAATTGTAATGAGCCACATAATGATCCTATTGCTGTTTCAAGGACTAGTGTGAAGAAGggtgaaaatgaaaaaaatcaagGAGTTGGTGAGGATCAGAATGGTGGTGATGATAATTGTATCAGTAACAATTGCCAGAGAAGAGCTTCACTACCTGCAAACTTTAATGATCAAGATGGTGAGGTATATGGCACTCCTGTCACTCCAAGGCTGCCCAGTTATATGGCTCCTACCGAATCTGCAAAGGCCAAGCTAAGAGGACAAAACTCCCCAAGATTTGCTACTGATTTGGTAGAAAAAAGCAGTACAACCAGGCGGCATTCACTTTCATCCTCACTCAATGGAAGGTCGGGTTCATTTTCCCCGAGAGCTGAAAGGCTGATGGCCGTGAGTGGCAGAGGAGTGATAAAGTCTGATAGATCTCTGTCATCTTCAAGAGATGGAACTG agaAGTTGATCCAACCTCAGTGGAGAAGGTGA
- the LOC108322486 gene encoding protein IQ-DOMAIN 29 isoform X3 has protein sequence MGKGRSPGKWFKNLLLGKKSSAKSTSSKKNDIFVPVSDSPVNSLLISPPISGANDTKGVISEKEVVSRSSHDNNVLSTGDEEAKVKDVANFETQEDPEKHQLTEAAIKVQAACRSYLARRTFQTLKGAIQLQALIRGHLARRQAVSALYCVKGIVKFQALARGYNVRRSDIGHAVQKICKDAHCSNSILVVSSTREEKVSENVFVCKLLASSPYAVPLSLTSDPGEPNFGWKWLEYWTQSHFWAPLPVLKKKSDSLSDEKNGSSQTVQRGQVKRTTRKSAAMKGDNGSVLAANRSKQRPKKDSSHPLPSAQEHPQKETEKSSLEKKHAHNVSNGSEVVNEKRKNSSRKILDHTVTDVLEQVPNASSEKMEDLTVAKSEESDPGKGHAQPAKDENCNEPHNDPIAVSRTSVKKGENEKNQGVGEDQNGGDDNCISNNCQRRASLPANFNDQDGEVYGTPVTPRLPSYMAPTESAKAKLRGQNSPRFATDLVEKSSTTRRHSLSSSLNGRSGSFSPRAERLMAVSGRGVIKSDRSLSSSRDGTEKLIQPQWRR, from the exons ATGGGGAAAGGAAGAAGTCCTGGCAAATGGTTCAAGAACTTACTCTTGGGGAAGAAATCGTCGGCAAAGTCTACTTCATCGAAGAagaatgatattttt GTGCCTGTGTCTGATTCACCTGTCAATTCTCTGCTGATATCCCCGCCGATATCTGGAGCTAATGATACCAAAGGAGTGATTTCAGAAAAGGAGGTAGTAAGTAGATCTTCGCATGATAACAATGTTCTTTCAACTGGAGATGAAGAGGCCAAGGTGAAGGATGTTGCTAATTTTGAAACTCAAGAGGATCCTGAGAAACATCAGCTTACAGAAGCAGCTATAAAAGTTCAGGCCGCTTGTAGAAGCTATCTG GCTCGTCGAACATTTCAAACACTCAAAGGTGCCATACAACTACAAGCTCTCATTCGTGGTCACTTGGCTAGAAGACAAGCTGTTTCTGCTTTATACTGTGTGAAGGGAATAGTTAAATTTCAAGCATTGGCTCGTGGTTACAATGTTAGACGTTCTGATATTGGCCATGCTGTCCAGAAGATTTGTAAG GATGCTCATTGTTCAAATTCTATTTTGGTAGTTTCATCAACACGGGAAGAGAAGGTGTCAGAAAATGTCTTTGTTTGCAAG CTTCTGGCTTCATCCCCATATGCAGTTCCTCTATCACTCACCAGTGATCCAGGAGAACCTAACTTTGGTTGGAAGTGGCTTGAATATTGGACACAGTCACACTTTTGGGCACCTCTTCCTGTATTGAAAAAGAAATCTGACTCGCTGTCTGATGAGAAAAATGGCAGTTCCCAGACAGTTCAAAGGGGACAAGTTAAAAGAACTACTAGAAAATCTGCTGCCATGAAAGGTGACAATGGCTCTGTTTTAGCTGCTAACAGATCTAAACAGCGTCCAAAAAAGGATTCAAGCCATCCATTGCCTTCAGCTCAAGAACACCCAcaaaaagaaactgaaaaaagTAGTCTTGAGAAAAAACATGCACATAATGTTTCAAATGGATCTGAGGTtgttaatgaaaaaagaaaaaacagcaGTAGAAAGATTTTGGATCACACTGTCACTGATGTTTTAGAGCAGGTCCCAAATGCCTCTTCAGAGAAAATGGAAGATTTGACGGTGGCAAAGTCAGAAGAGTCTGATCCTGGGAAGGGTCATGCACAGCCAGCAAAAGATGAGAATTGTAATGAGCCACATAATGATCCTATTGCTGTTTCAAGGACTAGTGTGAAGAAGggtgaaaatgaaaaaaatcaagGAGTTGGTGAGGATCAGAATGGTGGTGATGATAATTGTATCAGTAACAATTGCCAGAGAAGAGCTTCACTACCTGCAAACTTTAATGATCAAGATGGTGAGGTATATGGCACTCCTGTCACTCCAAGGCTGCCCAGTTATATGGCTCCTACCGAATCTGCAAAGGCCAAGCTAAGAGGACAAAACTCCCCAAGATTTGCTACTGATTTGGTAGAAAAAAGCAGTACAACCAGGCGGCATTCACTTTCATCCTCACTCAATGGAAGGTCGGGTTCATTTTCCCCGAGAGCTGAAAGGCTGATGGCCGTGAGTGGCAGAGGAGTGATAAAGTCTGATAGATCTCTGTCATCTTCAAGAGATGGAACTG agaAGTTGATCCAACCTCAGTGGAGAAGGTGA
- the LOC108322486 gene encoding protein IQ-DOMAIN 29 isoform X1, with protein MGKGRSPGKWFKNLLLGKKSSAKSTSSKKNDIFKPSSNKDVVLSSEVPVSDSPVNSLLISPPISGANDTKGVISEKEVVSRSSHDNNVLSTGDEEAKVKDVANFETQEDPEKHQLTEAAIKVQAACRSYLARRTFQTLKGAIQLQALIRGHLARRQAVSALYCVKGIVKFQALARGYNVRRSDIGHAVQKICKDAHCSNSILVVSSTREEKVSENVFVCKLLASSPYAVPLSLTSDPGEPNFGWKWLEYWTQSHFWAPLPVLKKKSDSLSDEKNGSSQTVQRGQVKRTTRKSAAMKGDNGSVLAANRSKQRPKKDSSHPLPSAQEHPQKETEKSSLEKKHAHNVSNGSEVVNEKRKNSSRKILDHTVTDVLEQVPNASSEKMEDLTVAKSEESDPGKGHAQPAKDENCNEPHNDPIAVSRTSVKKGENEKNQGVGEDQNGGDDNCISNNCQRRASLPANFNDQDGEVYGTPVTPRLPSYMAPTESAKAKLRGQNSPRFATDLVEKSSTTRRHSLSSSLNGRSGSFSPRAERLMAVSGRGVIKSDRSLSSSRDGTGKHLRLSFAFIN; from the exons ATGGGGAAAGGAAGAAGTCCTGGCAAATGGTTCAAGAACTTACTCTTGGGGAAGAAATCGTCGGCAAAGTCTACTTCATCGAAGAagaatgatattttt AAACCTTCAAGTAATAAGGATGTGGTGTTGTCTTCTGAGGTGCCTGTGTCTGATTCACCTGTCAATTCTCTGCTGATATCCCCGCCGATATCTGGAGCTAATGATACCAAAGGAGTGATTTCAGAAAAGGAGGTAGTAAGTAGATCTTCGCATGATAACAATGTTCTTTCAACTGGAGATGAAGAGGCCAAGGTGAAGGATGTTGCTAATTTTGAAACTCAAGAGGATCCTGAGAAACATCAGCTTACAGAAGCAGCTATAAAAGTTCAGGCCGCTTGTAGAAGCTATCTG GCTCGTCGAACATTTCAAACACTCAAAGGTGCCATACAACTACAAGCTCTCATTCGTGGTCACTTGGCTAGAAGACAAGCTGTTTCTGCTTTATACTGTGTGAAGGGAATAGTTAAATTTCAAGCATTGGCTCGTGGTTACAATGTTAGACGTTCTGATATTGGCCATGCTGTCCAGAAGATTTGTAAG GATGCTCATTGTTCAAATTCTATTTTGGTAGTTTCATCAACACGGGAAGAGAAGGTGTCAGAAAATGTCTTTGTTTGCAAG CTTCTGGCTTCATCCCCATATGCAGTTCCTCTATCACTCACCAGTGATCCAGGAGAACCTAACTTTGGTTGGAAGTGGCTTGAATATTGGACACAGTCACACTTTTGGGCACCTCTTCCTGTATTGAAAAAGAAATCTGACTCGCTGTCTGATGAGAAAAATGGCAGTTCCCAGACAGTTCAAAGGGGACAAGTTAAAAGAACTACTAGAAAATCTGCTGCCATGAAAGGTGACAATGGCTCTGTTTTAGCTGCTAACAGATCTAAACAGCGTCCAAAAAAGGATTCAAGCCATCCATTGCCTTCAGCTCAAGAACACCCAcaaaaagaaactgaaaaaagTAGTCTTGAGAAAAAACATGCACATAATGTTTCAAATGGATCTGAGGTtgttaatgaaaaaagaaaaaacagcaGTAGAAAGATTTTGGATCACACTGTCACTGATGTTTTAGAGCAGGTCCCAAATGCCTCTTCAGAGAAAATGGAAGATTTGACGGTGGCAAAGTCAGAAGAGTCTGATCCTGGGAAGGGTCATGCACAGCCAGCAAAAGATGAGAATTGTAATGAGCCACATAATGATCCTATTGCTGTTTCAAGGACTAGTGTGAAGAAGggtgaaaatgaaaaaaatcaagGAGTTGGTGAGGATCAGAATGGTGGTGATGATAATTGTATCAGTAACAATTGCCAGAGAAGAGCTTCACTACCTGCAAACTTTAATGATCAAGATGGTGAGGTATATGGCACTCCTGTCACTCCAAGGCTGCCCAGTTATATGGCTCCTACCGAATCTGCAAAGGCCAAGCTAAGAGGACAAAACTCCCCAAGATTTGCTACTGATTTGGTAGAAAAAAGCAGTACAACCAGGCGGCATTCACTTTCATCCTCACTCAATGGAAGGTCGGGTTCATTTTCCCCGAGAGCTGAAAGGCTGATGGCCGTGAGTGGCAGAGGAGTGATAAAGTCTGATAGATCTCTGTCATCTTCAAGAGATGGAACTGGTAAGCATTTAAGACTGTCCTTTGCATTTATTAACTAA